The nucleotide sequence GCAGCCGCGCTGTACGGGGCCCGTGCCTCGAACGGCGTGATCCTGATTACGACCAAAAAAGGCCGTGGTCAGAAAGGGATCGGCGTGGAGATCAACAGCAACACCACGTTTGAAAGTATTTCCGTGATTCCGAACTGGCAGTATGAATTCGGTCAGGGCGTAGACGGGAAGAAGCCAACGACGCTTACGGAAGCCAAAAGCACGGGCCGCCTTTCGTACGGTGCCCGCATGGACGGTCTGCCGACTATCCAGGTTGACGGCCAGCTGCACCCATACTCGCCCCAGCGGGACAATCTGAAGAATTTCTACCGGACGGGCAGCAACTATATTAACTCGGTTGCCTTCACGGGCGGTAACGAAACGGTGAACTTCCGGCTGGGCCTGAACAATACCCAAGCGAACAGCATCGTACCCAACTCCTCGTTCAACCGGAAAATCGCTAACCTGAACCTTAATGCCTTCCTGGGTAAAAAGCTGAGCATTGAAACGGTCTTTCAGTACAATCTGGAGGAAGGCATAAACCGGCCGAAGGTAGGCTATGCCGATATGAACCCGCACTGGGCAACGTATCTGGTGGCTAACGTGGTAGACATCCGCAGCCTGGCACCCGGCTATGACCCCGTTACGGGCAAAGAGATGGAGTGGAACCCGGTTCCGGCGGCACCCAACCCATATTTTGTGATCAACAAGTTCAAGAACGACGACACTAAGCACCGGTTCATCAGCCAGGGAAGCCTGCGCTATGACATTCTGGATAACCTGTACCTGAAAGGCAGCGTAAGCCAGGATTACTACAGCTTCCAGTCGGAGTACGTACAGCCAACCAACAACGCGTATCAGCCTTTGGGGACGTATGAAGCCCGCAAAACGACTTCCTCGGAAACCAACGGCATGCTGACGCTGAACTACAATACCAACTTTTTCAATAACCTGAGTTTTTCGGCGCTGTTAGGAGCCAATGCCCAGCGGGCGATCTACGACCAGACGGTGATTGCGGGCAGCGAGTTTACGGTACCTTACTTTTACAGCTATACGAACCTGGCCGCATCCACAACCACGCCTACGTATCTGAAAAGCGCCATCAATTCGGTCTTCGGCTCGGTGGACTTTGGCTATAAAAACGTGGCCTACTTAACCCTGTCGGGTCGGCAGGACTGGTTCTCGGTCCTGAACCCAAAGAGCAACAGCATCTTCTATCCGTCGGTCGGCGGGTCGTTAATTCTGTCTGATGCGTTCCAGTTGCCCAAAGCTATCAGCTTCGCTAAGCTCCGGGCTTCGTGGGCGCAGGTGGGCGGTGCGACGGTCAATGCCTACCAGATTTACCAGTATTACTCGATGCAGCAGGGCGGACATAACGGGCGGCCCGTGCAGGTGTTGTCGTCGTCGCAGGTGCCGAACCCGGATCTGAAGCCGCTGACGTCAACGACCTATGAGGGCGGTATTGAGGCCAAGTTCATGAACAACCGCCTGGGCATCGACCTGACGCTTTATAACCGGAAAACCACGGACGATATCGTTACGTCCAACATCGCCCTGTCGTCGGGCTATACCTCGGCGCTGCTAAACGTGGGTGAGCTGAGCAACAAGGGGATTGAGCTGATGCTGACCGGAACGCCGATCAAAACCGGCAATCTTGGGTGGGACGTGAGCTACAACATGGCCTACAACAAGAGCAAGATCGAGCGGCTAGCCGAAGGCCTGACGGGTATTGACGTGGGCAGTGGAGTCGGGGGCGGACTGGTGCGGAACGTACTCGGCAGACCGTACGGAACCGTTTGGGGCTACCGGAAGAAAACCGATGCCGCCGGGAACGTCGTCTTCAACACCGCCAGTGGATACGCCGTTCGGGGCGATCTGGAAGAGATCGGGCAGGGCACGCCACCCCTGACGATGGGCATCACCAACAACTTCCGCTACAAGAACTTCTCGCTGAACGTCCTGATCGACGGCAAATTCGGCAGCATCGTGTACTCGAACCTCTACCAGTATGCCTACCGCTTTGGTCTGCCCCAGGAAACCCTGCCGGGCCGCGAAACCGGAGTTACCGTAACGGGCGTAACCCCCGAAGGCAACCCGTTCACCAAAACCTGGAAAAAGGAGGAGGTCGATACTTACTATGACAACGACAAGAACTACACATCAATGTTCATGTTCAACAACGACTTCGTGAAGCTGCGCCAGGTGATTCTGACATATTCGCTGCCGGTCAGCAAGCTCTCATTCCTAAAGCTGCAGGGTGCATCCATCTCGTTTGTGGCGCGGAACCTGGCTATTCTCTACAAGGACAAGAAGAACCAGTATTTCGATCCGGAGTCGGGCTATACCAGCACCAACGCGCAGGGCCTGGAAGCCTTTGGCGTTCCCAGAACCCGCAGCCTGGGCGTGAATCTAATGGTGAAATTCTAACCTAATGCATCCTCTCACTATGAAGCGTTTCATACATAAACTCATCTGCTCAGCTCCGTTATTCCTGCTTTTATCGTCCTGCGATAAAGGATTCGAGGAAATGAACGTTGACCCGAACAAATACTCGCAGGTTGTGCCCGAGTATCTCTTTACCCGCGCGCAGCTGGACGGCGTGAGCACCAATTTTACGGGAGCTGCCTACCTGACGATTGGTCAGTCCATGCAGCATTTTGCTACGTACAAAGAAGTACCGGCGGCTGGGGATAAATACTTTAATTACGGCTATTCGACCGGCAACTGGAATGCCTACGCCGGAACGGCTGCCGGGCAGGGGGCTATCGTCTCTATCCGTCAGGTGATCGATGCGGTTTCGGCCAATCCCGCCAACGTAAATAAGCTGTCGGCGGCCCGCATCTGGAAAGCGTATATTTTTCATCGCCTGACCGATCTCTACGGCGACATCCCGTATTTCGATGCCGGAAAAGCCCTGTCGGACAAGAACTACGGCCCGAAATACGATACGCAGCAGGCCATTTACGCCGATCTGCTGAAAGAACTGGACGAGTCGATCAAGGCCTTCGATCCGGCCAAAGCGACCTTCGGCAACGCCGATCTGATGTATGGTGGCGACGTAACGAAGTGGAAAAAGTTTGCCTATTCGCTGATGCTGCGGCTGGGTATGCGCCTGACGCAGGTCGATGCGGCACTGGCTAAAACCTGGGTCGAGAAAGCCATTGCCGGGGGCGTTATTCTGGAAGATGCCGACCGCGCCGTGATTGCTTACGTCGATGGTTCGCAGGTCGCCAGCCGAAACTTCATTGCCAACGGGCTGCTAAGCACGGACTATATTACCCCCGGTGGCGACAACGTAGAAGGCGGCAAGCTGGCTAAAACGCTGATTGATCATCTGAAAAGTACTAAAGACCCGCGGCTGAACGTGATCTCAATTGTCTGGACCTCAACCGACGGCAAGACATTTACTGCCGATACCACAACGGCCCTGCAGAACGGAATGCCCAATGCGGCTTTCAATAACCTGCCGGCTAACTTCAATTCGTTTTCGGAACCCAATCCGGCTACGCTCCTGAGATACAGCGCACCACTGATTGTGATGGGTAACGCCGAAATGAACCTGCTGCTGGCCGAAGCAGCCATTCGAGGCTGGTATAGCGGCAGTACGGCGGCAGCGGCCTATACCAATGCGGTGAAAGCGGGTATGCGGCAGTGGTCGCTGTTCGGAACGGGCGGTGTGATCTCCGAGGCAAAAATGAACGCCTACCTGGCGGCCAACCCGTATAAAACGGACGGTACGGTGGCCCAGCAGATGGAGCAGATTCAAACGCAGAAATGGGTTTCCATGTTCCTGGAGGATGAATACGAAATCTTCTCAAACTGGCGCCGGACGGGCTACCCGGTGCTGACACCGACGAACTATCCGGGCAATCTTACCGGTGGGAAAATACCCACCCGCTTCGTGATTCCGGATTCGGAAGAGACGTATAACAAAACCAACTTCATCGAAGCGCGCACCCGCCAGGGCGGTACCAATACGCTGTCGAGCGTTGTCTGGTGGGATAAGTAAAGATAGAAACCGTCATGAAAGCAGAACGCCGATCAATTTTAAAACGCCTGTTTGCATCCGTAGTTGGAGTTACCGGCCTGCGCGTCGCTACGGCCGGAACCGTAGTCGAGACCGGTCGTGTCGATAGGTCCGATGACTTGCAGCAGGATGTGCCGCTCTATTCCGGTTCCACCCGACTGGGGAATCTGGTCTTTATTCAGGGCATCGGCGCTCATTTTGAGGGCGACGTAAAGGCTCATACCGACCATGTTCTTAAAGAAATAGAGAAAGAGCTGGTCAAAGCCGGCTCGTCAATGGCGAAGGTGTTAAAGGTTAACGTTCTGCTGCATGATCCCAAGGATTACAAAGCCATGAACGAGGTGTATAAAGGTCGGTTTGGAAGCAAACCACCCGTTCGCACAACGGTAGGCGTTCGCAGTGGCGTACCGAACAAGTCGCTGGTCGAAATGGATTGCATAGCCTACGTTTAAAAGTTTGTTTCTCAGTTGGCTACGTAATAAATCGTTGCCCGTAATTAATGAAAAACTTCGTTTTACTTACGTTTCTGCTTGGACTGGCCAACCTGGGTGCTGCGATGTCGGCATCCGGCCAGGACTCCACCCAGATACGGATCAGGAAAACGGCGGATTTTCAGATTGACGGAACCGGCGACAATGCAGGCTGGGCAAAAGCCAGTTGGGTGCCCATTACGATTCAGGAATCGGCGGGGCGCCTGCTGGCAACCCAGACAAAAATGCTGTACTCCGATACAGGACTGTATTTTCTATTCCAGTGCGAGGATCAGCAGCTAACGGCTACGATTCAGGAAGATTTTGGGGCGTTGTTTAAGGAAGACGTGGTCGAGGTTTTTATCTGGCCCGATCCGTCCGTCCCTATTTATTACGAGTACGAGCTGTCGCCCCTGAATTATGAACTGATTATTCTGGTGCCGAACATCAACGGGCGTTTCCACGGCTGGAAACCCTGGTCGTATAAAGGAAATAGCCGCGTGCAGCACGCGACCAGTGTGCAGGGGGGCGAGAAGAAAAGCGGCTCGGCCGTAAAAGGCTGGACGGCGGAGTTTTTTATTCCCTACCGGTTGCTGAGTCCGATGGTGGTTTCTCCGCCTACTTCGGGCACCCAGTGGCGCGGCAATCTGTACCGGATTGATTATGATCAGGGCTACACCACCTGGTCGTGGCAGAAAACGAGCGGCAGCTTCCACGAGTACAAAAAATTTGGTGTCTGGATTTTTGAGTGAACTATTTAACTGGTACCTATCTCATGATCAACCGAAGAGAGATTATTAAACGCCTGTCGGCCATGCCCCTGCTGGGTGGATTGCTGGATACGTCGGCCCCGGTGCAGTCGGTTCTGCCGGCGCCCGTTATGGCTTCCCGAAACCTGGTAAAAGAGCTGGGCATCCGCACCTTCATCAATGCCGCTGGAACGTATACCGCCATGACGGGCTCGCTTATGGAAGACGACGTAATGGATACCATCCTGACTTCGTCGAAAGAGTTTATGATGCTCGACGACGTGCAGACGAAAGTGGGGGAGAAGATCGCGGCTCTGACCCATGCCGAATCGGCGGTGGTCACGGCGGGTTGTTTCTCGGCCATGACCCTGGGGCTGGCCGGGGTGCTGACGGGCATGGATCAGAAAAAAGTCGAGCAGCTGCCGCATCTGGCCGGAACCGGCATGAAATCGGAGGTGATCGCCCAGAAAGCCCATAACATCGGCTATTCGCACGCCCTGACGAACACGGGCTGTACAATTATCCAGGTTGAAACCCTGGCCGATGTGGAAAAGGCTATTAACGAAAAAACCGCTCTGCTCTGGTTCCTGAACATCCAGTCCGATAAAGGCCAGATTACGCACCAGCAGTGGGTTGACCTGGGCAAAAAGCACAACATCCCGACCATGATCGACATTGCCGCCGATGTGCCGCCGGTCGAAAATCTCTGGAAATTCAACGACATGGGTTTTGATCTGGTCTGCGTATCGGGAGGGAAAGCCATGCGGGGACCGCAAAGCGCGGGCCTGCTGATGGGTAAAAAAGACATCATCGCGGCTGCCCGGCTCAGTATGCCCCCGCGCGGTTCGACCATCGGCCGGGGCATGAAAGTCAACAAGGAAGAAATCCTGGGCATGTACGTGGCGCTGGAAAAATTCGTAGCCATGGACCACCAGAAGGAATGGAAGATGTGGGAAGATCGGGCTGCACACATCGCCAACACGGCAAAAAGCGTGAATGGCGTAACGGTCGAAACCTTCGCGCCTGAACTGGGTAACCACACCCCAACCCTGCGGGTCGCGTGGGCTACCGACAAAGTGAAGCTAACCCCAAAAGCCCTGCAGGAGCAGCTCCGTAACGGCAATCCATCCATTGAGGTGGTTGGTGAGCCGAACGGAATCAGCATGACGACCTGGATGCTCAAACCGGGTCAGGAAAAGATTGTGGCCACCCGGCTTAAGGAAGAGTTGACCAAGGCGTCGGTCTGATCCGGTGCTATCCATTGATTACACGTATGCAGAAACTGTATTCTTTACTGGCTGTACTTTTCTTCCTGGGTAGTGCAGCCAGCGCCCAGACGTATAGTATTGTCATCAAGGGCGGCCACCTGATTGACCCCAAGAACAATATCAACGCCGTGATGGATGTGGCGATCACCGACGGTAAAATCGTACAGGTCGCCAGAACCATTGATGCGAAGCAGGCCAAGCAGGTCGTTGATGCCAAAGGGCTGTATGTAACCCCCGGCCTGATTGACATCCATGGGCACGTATTCGCTGGTACCGAACCCGACCATTACCTCAGCAACGGCCTCGTGGCGGTTTCGCCCGATGGGTTTACGTTCCGGGTGGGTGTAACGACCATCGTCGATGCGGGCGGTGCCGGCTGGAAGTCGTTCGAAACCTTTAAGACGAATGTGATTCTGCCGTCGAAAACCCGGGTCCTGGCGTTCCTGAACATTGTGGGCGAAGGTATGCGGGGCGGCCGGTTCGAGCAGGACACCACCGATATGGACCCGAAGATGGCGGCTAAAGTCGCCCTCGAAAACAGGAACGACGTGGTCGGGTTTAAAGTCGCCCATTTTCAGGGGCCAAGCTGGGCACCCGTCGATCATGCGGTGGAGGCCGGGAAGCTGGCCAGCATGCCCGTCATGATTGATTTTGGCGGCAACACGCCCCCGCTGCCGCTGAACGATCTGTTCCTGAAGCACCTGCGGTCCGGCGACATTTATACCCATGCCTATACGCTGCTGGAAGGAAATGTCCGCGAGACGATCGTGGATGAAGCCACCAAAACCGTTAAGCCGTTCGTGTGGGAAGCCCGCAAAAAAGGGATTGTCTTCGACGTCGGTTACGGGGGCGCCAGCTTCAATTTCTCGCAGGCGATGCCGGCCGTTAAGAGCGGGTTCTATCCGACGACTATCAGCACCGACCTGCACACGGGCAGCATGAACGGCTCCATGAAAGACATCCTGAGCATCATGTCGAAGTTTCTGGTCATGGGCATGGATCTGCCCAGCGTCATCAAAGCCAGTACCTGGACGCCCGCTCAGGTCATCAACCGCGAGAATCTGGGTCATCTGTCGGTGGGGGCCATTGCCGATGTCGCGATCCTGAGCCTGCGAAACGGTACGTTCGGCTTTTACGATAAGACCGGCTATAAGCTGACGGGTAAGCAGAAACTGGAGTGCGAAATGACAATTAAGGGCGGCCGGGTCGTCTACGACCTGAACGGAATCGCCAACCCGATCAGTACCCGATAAAGCCCACTGCCTTTATCTATACATACCCTAACGAAATCTATCTGCTCTGTTTATCTCATGTCACGAGTTCACGTAAAAGGTCTGATTTTAAGTCTGGTTGTATTCGCTGGGTTTGTTCAGCGTGAGTCCCGCAACGGTCTGCCCGTTCAGACCGATCAGAATGGGGGACTCTTTTTGCCCGATGGGTTTGAAGCTACCGTCGTCGTGGACAGTCTGCCCGCCCGGGCGCGGCACATGGCCGTCAATGACAACGGCGACATTTACG is from Spirosoma taeanense and encodes:
- a CDS encoding RidA family protein; the protein is MKAERRSILKRLFASVVGVTGLRVATAGTVVETGRVDRSDDLQQDVPLYSGSTRLGNLVFIQGIGAHFEGDVKAHTDHVLKEIEKELVKAGSSMAKVLKVNVLLHDPKDYKAMNEVYKGRFGSKPPVRTTVGVRSGVPNKSLVEMDCIAYV
- a CDS encoding SusD/RagB family nutrient-binding outer membrane lipoprotein produces the protein MKRFIHKLICSAPLFLLLSSCDKGFEEMNVDPNKYSQVVPEYLFTRAQLDGVSTNFTGAAYLTIGQSMQHFATYKEVPAAGDKYFNYGYSTGNWNAYAGTAAGQGAIVSIRQVIDAVSANPANVNKLSAARIWKAYIFHRLTDLYGDIPYFDAGKALSDKNYGPKYDTQQAIYADLLKELDESIKAFDPAKATFGNADLMYGGDVTKWKKFAYSLMLRLGMRLTQVDAALAKTWVEKAIAGGVILEDADRAVIAYVDGSQVASRNFIANGLLSTDYITPGGDNVEGGKLAKTLIDHLKSTKDPRLNVISIVWTSTDGKTFTADTTTALQNGMPNAAFNNLPANFNSFSEPNPATLLRYSAPLIVMGNAEMNLLLAEAAIRGWYSGSTAAAAYTNAVKAGMRQWSLFGTGGVISEAKMNAYLAANPYKTDGTVAQQMEQIQTQKWVSMFLEDEYEIFSNWRRTGYPVLTPTNYPGNLTGGKIPTRFVIPDSEETYNKTNFIEARTRQGGTNTLSSVVWWDK
- a CDS encoding PLP-dependent transferase; translation: MINRREIIKRLSAMPLLGGLLDTSAPVQSVLPAPVMASRNLVKELGIRTFINAAGTYTAMTGSLMEDDVMDTILTSSKEFMMLDDVQTKVGEKIAALTHAESAVVTAGCFSAMTLGLAGVLTGMDQKKVEQLPHLAGTGMKSEVIAQKAHNIGYSHALTNTGCTIIQVETLADVEKAINEKTALLWFLNIQSDKGQITHQQWVDLGKKHNIPTMIDIAADVPPVENLWKFNDMGFDLVCVSGGKAMRGPQSAGLLMGKKDIIAAARLSMPPRGSTIGRGMKVNKEEILGMYVALEKFVAMDHQKEWKMWEDRAAHIANTAKSVNGVTVETFAPELGNHTPTLRVAWATDKVKLTPKALQEQLRNGNPSIEVVGEPNGISMTTWMLKPGQEKIVATRLKEELTKASV
- a CDS encoding SusC/RagA family TonB-linked outer membrane protein, which produces MAFVTLAQAFEVSGQKVLEQKVTLQLTNVEIEKVLEKIETVTSVKFMYNPQIFGAEHKTSYKFQNEPLSSVLNKVLSPHQVAYEVLQERIILRRTLAPDSRPSGQTEAPKRRITGTVLDEKGTGMPGVSVVLKETMRGTTTNAEGAFSLEIPDQTANGAPAVLVFSFVGYKSLELTVGNQTSFSVSLVPEASTLSEVVVTALGISKEKKALAYAVSEVKGSEFTQARENNVANALTGKIAGVNATGMATGPGGSSRIIIRGNGSLNGNNQPLYVINGMPMDNSIPGGGTASDGNGMNVDRGDGIGGINPDDIESISVLKGGPAAALYGARASNGVILITTKKGRGQKGIGVEINSNTTFESISVIPNWQYEFGQGVDGKKPTTLTEAKSTGRLSYGARMDGLPTIQVDGQLHPYSPQRDNLKNFYRTGSNYINSVAFTGGNETVNFRLGLNNTQANSIVPNSSFNRKIANLNLNAFLGKKLSIETVFQYNLEEGINRPKVGYADMNPHWATYLVANVVDIRSLAPGYDPVTGKEMEWNPVPAAPNPYFVINKFKNDDTKHRFISQGSLRYDILDNLYLKGSVSQDYYSFQSEYVQPTNNAYQPLGTYEARKTTSSETNGMLTLNYNTNFFNNLSFSALLGANAQRAIYDQTVIAGSEFTVPYFYSYTNLAASTTTPTYLKSAINSVFGSVDFGYKNVAYLTLSGRQDWFSVLNPKSNSIFYPSVGGSLILSDAFQLPKAISFAKLRASWAQVGGATVNAYQIYQYYSMQQGGHNGRPVQVLSSSQVPNPDLKPLTSTTYEGGIEAKFMNNRLGIDLTLYNRKTTDDIVTSNIALSSGYTSALLNVGELSNKGIELMLTGTPIKTGNLGWDVSYNMAYNKSKIERLAEGLTGIDVGSGVGGGLVRNVLGRPYGTVWGYRKKTDAAGNVVFNTASGYAVRGDLEEIGQGTPPLTMGITNNFRYKNFSLNVLIDGKFGSIVYSNLYQYAYRFGLPQETLPGRETGVTVTGVTPEGNPFTKTWKKEEVDTYYDNDKNYTSMFMFNNDFVKLRQVILTYSLPVSKLSFLKLQGASISFVARNLAILYKDKKNQYFDPESGYTSTNAQGLEAFGVPRTRSLGVNLMVKF
- a CDS encoding amidohydrolase/deacetylase family metallohydrolase, giving the protein MQKLYSLLAVLFFLGSAASAQTYSIVIKGGHLIDPKNNINAVMDVAITDGKIVQVARTIDAKQAKQVVDAKGLYVTPGLIDIHGHVFAGTEPDHYLSNGLVAVSPDGFTFRVGVTTIVDAGGAGWKSFETFKTNVILPSKTRVLAFLNIVGEGMRGGRFEQDTTDMDPKMAAKVALENRNDVVGFKVAHFQGPSWAPVDHAVEAGKLASMPVMIDFGGNTPPLPLNDLFLKHLRSGDIYTHAYTLLEGNVRETIVDEATKTVKPFVWEARKKGIVFDVGYGGASFNFSQAMPAVKSGFYPTTISTDLHTGSMNGSMKDILSIMSKFLVMGMDLPSVIKASTWTPAQVINRENLGHLSVGAIADVAILSLRNGTFGFYDKTGYKLTGKQKLECEMTIKGGRVVYDLNGIANPISTR
- a CDS encoding carbohydrate-binding family 9-like protein, whose amino-acid sequence is MKNFVLLTFLLGLANLGAAMSASGQDSTQIRIRKTADFQIDGTGDNAGWAKASWVPITIQESAGRLLATQTKMLYSDTGLYFLFQCEDQQLTATIQEDFGALFKEDVVEVFIWPDPSVPIYYEYELSPLNYELIILVPNINGRFHGWKPWSYKGNSRVQHATSVQGGEKKSGSAVKGWTAEFFIPYRLLSPMVVSPPTSGTQWRGNLYRIDYDQGYTTWSWQKTSGSFHEYKKFGVWIFE